The Panacibacter microcysteis genome includes a window with the following:
- a CDS encoding histidine kinase, whose protein sequence is MFNRLLPLLFLLLIYFTTTAQTKKIDSLKSIADKTTEPEAKLAAILAYCEDYSNLNQDSLDKYAYVALELAGRSKNDSYKSLAQLTLAQDYIQWGWTDSALYVIGKELPKNPVTDDNRRSIYFRLKRLNAVAFGADGKIQDCLAVLYPLFTEVEKYKDTMHIIGVANSIGNVLMGLNQLDESKKWNEQSLRFCAGNFEKYKGSPLISRAQLLHKENKHDSVLYYLNTGINCCKKIEVYDRLAGAYRFMSVVYTGAGELEKAEDALKQMQECRRKAHNTPDAIIDDNIQIADFYANTGQLKKAIAFCWSKLERGDYKEKPKDSAKTFNTEPSSRLPFYLALARYLKEDKNFTEYQAVLEEIIDLKDSVYERNKAAAIAEIQTKYDVEQKENIIAAQQFKIAQRNYLLYGSLVFIVMASVITFLMWRNQRNKQLLKMRLAIEEEKRQASQSILDAEEKERKRIAADLHDNIGAYASAISADVESIAHKGFNGNEEQLHNLQQHSREIIHSLRDTIWVLNKDNITITGISDRVKNYVNKLRPSYESINIVVEEAIQEDIRIGSQKALNIFRIVQEAVHNTLKHSNAKNVMIKIESDRVMNISVADDGKGLPAEYTSDGNGLRNMQARAADAGIRLNVTSAAGNGTRISISDTTN, encoded by the coding sequence ATGTTCAACCGGTTATTACCTCTTTTATTCCTGCTACTAATTTATTTTACCACTACAGCCCAAACAAAAAAGATTGACAGTTTAAAAAGCATTGCAGATAAAACAACGGAGCCCGAAGCTAAACTTGCCGCTATTCTTGCTTACTGCGAAGACTATTCTAATTTAAACCAGGACAGTCTTGATAAGTATGCCTATGTAGCTTTGGAACTGGCAGGAAGGTCGAAAAACGATTCTTACAAAAGCCTTGCACAGCTAACGCTTGCGCAGGATTATATACAATGGGGTTGGACGGACAGCGCATTGTACGTGATTGGTAAAGAACTTCCTAAAAACCCTGTAACGGATGATAACCGGCGCAGCATTTACTTCAGGCTTAAACGTTTGAATGCAGTTGCATTTGGAGCAGACGGAAAAATACAGGATTGTCTTGCTGTGCTGTACCCACTTTTTACGGAAGTTGAAAAATACAAAGACACGATGCATATTATTGGTGTAGCGAATTCTATCGGTAACGTGCTGATGGGTTTGAACCAGTTAGATGAATCAAAGAAATGGAATGAGCAATCACTTCGTTTTTGTGCCGGTAATTTTGAAAAGTATAAAGGTTCTCCATTGATTTCGAGGGCGCAGTTACTGCACAAAGAGAACAAGCATGACTCGGTTTTGTATTATTTGAACACGGGCATTAACTGTTGTAAAAAGATAGAAGTGTATGACCGGCTTGCAGGTGCCTACAGGTTTATGTCTGTTGTGTATACTGGCGCAGGAGAACTTGAGAAAGCGGAAGATGCATTGAAGCAGATGCAGGAGTGCAGGAGAAAAGCACACAATACGCCCGATGCCATTATTGACGACAATATTCAGATTGCTGATTTCTACGCCAATACGGGCCAGTTAAAGAAAGCCATTGCTTTTTGCTGGAGCAAACTGGAGCGTGGTGACTACAAGGAAAAACCGAAAGATTCTGCCAAAACGTTTAATACCGAGCCATCATCACGGTTACCATTTTACCTGGCGCTTGCACGCTATTTGAAAGAGGATAAAAATTTTACTGAATACCAGGCTGTGCTGGAAGAGATCATTGATCTGAAAGATTCTGTATATGAAAGAAACAAAGCAGCGGCCATTGCTGAGATACAGACTAAATATGATGTGGAACAAAAAGAGAATATTATTGCGGCACAACAATTCAAAATTGCACAAAGAAATTACCTGCTATATGGCTCACTGGTATTTATAGTAATGGCTTCGGTTATTACTTTTTTAATGTGGCGCAACCAGCGTAATAAACAGTTGTTGAAAATGCGGTTAGCTATAGAAGAAGAAAAAAGGCAGGCATCGCAATCAATACTGGATGCGGAAGAGAAAGAGCGCAAACGAATTGCTGCAGACCTGCATGACAATATCGGCGCTTATGCTTCTGCTATTTCTGCAGATGTGGAAAGCATAGCGCATAAAGGATTTAATGGCAATGAAGAACAACTGCACAACCTGCAACAACATTCCAGGGAGATCATTCATTCTCTCAGGGATACGATATGGGTATTGAATAAAGACAATATAACCATCACCGGCATCAGTGACCGGGTGAAAAACTACGTCAACAAACTTAGGCCAAGTTATGAATCGATCAATATTGTTGTGGAAGAAGCCATACAAGAGGATATTCGTATCGGTTCCCAGAAAGCACTCAATATTTTTCGCATTGTGCAGGAGGCGGTACACAATACCCTAAAACACAGTAATGCAAAGAATGTGATGATAAAAATAGAGAGTGACCGCGTAATGAACATCTCCGTTGCAGATGATGGGAAAGGCTTACCGGCCGAATATACCAGTGACGGGAACGGACTGCGTAATATGCAGGCAAGGGCTGCGGATGCAGGCATAAGGCTGAATGTTACGTCCGCTGCAGGTAATGGCACCCGCATTTCAATAAGCGATACTACAAATTAA
- a CDS encoding response regulator has translation MKILNIGITDDKSINRKNIADKISQFNDVKLSFSAVNGKDCLEQLKGLPLEKMPHIIFMDIEMPEMDGIQAISIARSLYPQIFFIVLTIFDDDDKIFEAIRAGAHGYLLKDESAAMLHHAITSVAEYGGAPLSPAIARKALQLLSNASVNIPEKKNTDNISSLLSEREAEILQHTVKGYDAKRIAELTNISVLTVRKHIANIYQKLHVNSKAQAMKIAYDQGLIG, from the coding sequence ATGAAAATATTGAACATAGGCATAACTGACGACAAATCGATAAACCGGAAAAACATTGCCGATAAAATAAGCCAGTTTAATGATGTAAAGCTTTCTTTCTCTGCAGTAAATGGAAAGGACTGCCTGGAGCAGTTAAAAGGCTTGCCCCTTGAAAAGATGCCCCACATTATTTTCATGGACATAGAAATGCCGGAAATGGACGGTATTCAGGCGATAAGTATTGCACGATCGCTTTATCCGCAGATTTTTTTTATCGTACTTACCATCTTTGATGATGATGACAAAATCTTTGAAGCAATACGAGCAGGCGCACACGGGTATTTACTGAAAGATGAAAGTGCAGCCATGCTACACCATGCTATTACATCCGTTGCAGAATATGGCGGTGCGCCGCTAAGCCCGGCTATTGCAAGAAAAGCACTACAATTGCTAAGCAATGCTTCTGTAAATATTCCTGAAAAGAAAAATACAGACAATATAAGTTCATTACTCTCAGAAAGAGAAGCCGAAATTCTGCAGCACACTGTAAAAGGTTACGACGCAAAAAGAATTGCGGAACTAACCAATATAAGCGTACTAACGGTAAGAAAACACATTGCCAATATATACCAGAAATTGCACGTCAACAGCAAGGCCCAGGCCATGAAAATTGCTTATGACCAGGGACTGATTGGTTAA
- a CDS encoding T9SS type A sorting domain-containing protein, whose translation MKALSLAVAILLLSFCYANAQITGCTNLVNPFYATTQITKISNPGLNYARTGYVNNDVSYLSDSLSGRPCSTGNTCVNGNSILNYEVYYPNISYSDANKLPAFVMFHSGGFSDCSSNQNGAEQVCMQFAQRGYVAFNIEYRRGRNEDPQTKYTSASHWLALYRGVQDGRGALRTIVSRELDKSQPYRIDTSRIFVGGTSSGTDLALMVAYFTDDMMIRLFSGVGAVLGAASVNRYAGNSPYRIRGVLDMWGGFPVPTTYAANPVDFIKLSPNIPPIIAFHGNQDKEVNINTSNKFFSEGTVYNSETLCTSSKTFRLPSNGRNVSDFKLLGSQGLYDIVKGQLGIKSELYIDCDMGHGLQQGESDFGLGTSVPNKDVQAYIVQRAVTFFQYITNPSFPSTLTHTRFVDCVNPRSGCLGDASTLCSNTAVCPASAIAAVTAEQQAINKTETGEIKIIQQNKSVVISFSKPAPSSVNVFSITGTRMLSRNINETPVTIDCSNFTAGVYIVQVIKDGHTMSKKIVL comes from the coding sequence ATGAAAGCACTTTCCCTTGCAGTTGCAATTTTATTGCTGTCTTTTTGTTATGCCAATGCGCAGATTACCGGATGTACTAACCTTGTAAATCCTTTTTATGCTACAACACAAATCACGAAGATTTCAAACCCCGGATTGAACTATGCAAGAACGGGATATGTAAATAATGACGTCAGCTATTTGTCTGATTCTTTAAGCGGCAGACCTTGCAGTACCGGTAATACATGTGTGAACGGAAATTCTATTCTTAATTACGAAGTGTATTATCCGAATATTTCCTATTCGGACGCAAATAAATTGCCTGCGTTTGTAATGTTTCACTCTGGTGGCTTTTCTGATTGTTCCAGCAATCAAAACGGTGCAGAACAGGTTTGTATGCAGTTTGCACAGCGGGGCTATGTTGCGTTCAACATTGAATACAGAAGAGGAAGAAACGAAGATCCACAGACAAAATATACATCGGCCAGCCACTGGCTTGCGCTTTATCGCGGCGTTCAGGATGGAAGAGGTGCTTTGAGAACAATTGTGTCAAGAGAACTGGATAAAAGTCAACCTTACAGGATCGATACAAGCAGGATATTTGTGGGAGGCACAAGCTCGGGTACAGACCTTGCGTTGATGGTAGCCTATTTTACCGATGATATGATGATTCGATTGTTTTCAGGAGTTGGTGCTGTGCTTGGGGCAGCCAGCGTAAACCGATATGCCGGAAATTCACCTTATAGAATACGAGGAGTTCTCGATATGTGGGGCGGATTTCCAGTACCAACTACATATGCTGCAAACCCCGTAGATTTCATTAAACTGAGCCCTAATATTCCACCAATTATTGCATTTCACGGAAATCAGGACAAAGAGGTGAATATAAATACTTCTAATAAATTCTTTTCAGAAGGAACTGTTTATAACTCTGAAACATTATGTACCAGTAGTAAAACGTTCAGATTACCATCAAACGGAAGAAATGTCTCAGACTTTAAACTGTTGGGTTCACAAGGCTTATATGATATTGTAAAAGGGCAACTCGGCATTAAAAGTGAGCTCTATATCGACTGCGATATGGGCCACGGGTTACAACAGGGCGAGTCTGATTTTGGACTGGGTACCTCAGTGCCTAATAAAGATGTACAGGCTTATATTGTACAAAGGGCTGTTACCTTTTTTCAATATATAACAAACCCGTCTTTCCCTTCTACGCTTACGCATACCCGGTTTGTCGATTGTGTAAACCCTCGCTCCGGTTGCCTTGGCGATGCTTCAACGCTTTGCAGCAATACTGCGGTATGTCCCGCATCTGCGATTGCTGCAGTAACAGCAGAGCAGCAAGCCATCAACAAAACTGAAACCGGCGAAATAAAAATTATACAGCAGAACAAATCGGTTGTCATCAGTTTTTCGAAGCCTGCTCCGTCGTCTGTAAATGTATTCAGTATTACCGGCACACGTATGCTGTCAAGAAACATCAACGAAACACCTGTTACGATAGACTGCAGCAATTTTACTGCGGGCGTTTACATTGTACAGGTAATAAAAGACGGGCACACCATGTCAAAGAAAATAGTGTTGTAA
- a CDS encoding PQQ-dependent sugar dehydrogenase: MRVTITTLALATILFACKKENLTTQSVDALSATNAVSSFQPTVAVLNNQLNYPWEILWGPDNYIWFTEREGHVNRMNPATGEVTPVATIADVATTTNYNGLMGMVLHPQFETNPYVYVVYNYLAPSDTMFEKVVRFMYDGKTLVSPTILVDSIIGKKNGNYIHNGARLVISPDMKLFISTADANHRYLLPQNRNSLNGKILRVNLDGSIPADNPFGNAVWATGMRNPQGLVYASNGKMYSSMHGQTTDDEIDIIERKGNYGWPYIEGYINQDSIREVRFANNYKTIEPIYAWTPTIAPSGMDYYDKDSIAEWKNSLLVAVLKDEKLLQLKLNASGTAVESETAFLQHQYGRLRDVAIAPNGDVYVCTDNGNNADMIIRISK; the protein is encoded by the coding sequence ATGAGGGTAACAATTACCACCCTGGCACTTGCCACTATTCTTTTTGCCTGTAAAAAAGAAAACCTCACTACACAAAGTGTAGATGCATTATCAGCTACGAATGCTGTGTCATCATTTCAGCCAACTGTTGCAGTATTAAATAACCAGCTTAATTATCCATGGGAAATTTTGTGGGGGCCCGATAATTACATATGGTTTACTGAAAGGGAAGGCCACGTTAACCGGATGAATCCTGCAACGGGTGAAGTAACCCCGGTGGCAACCATTGCAGATGTAGCTACCACCACTAACTACAATGGCTTAATGGGTATGGTACTCCACCCGCAGTTTGAAACAAACCCATATGTGTACGTTGTGTACAATTATCTTGCGCCAAGCGATACCATGTTTGAGAAAGTTGTACGTTTTATGTACGATGGCAAAACACTTGTTTCACCAACAATCCTCGTAGACAGTATTATTGGCAAAAAAAATGGCAACTATATTCACAATGGTGCACGCCTGGTTATCTCGCCAGATATGAAGCTTTTCATCAGCACGGCTGATGCCAATCACCGTTATTTATTGCCGCAAAACCGCAACAGCCTCAATGGAAAAATTCTTCGTGTAAATCTTGACGGTTCTATACCTGCCGACAATCCGTTTGGCAATGCTGTATGGGCTACAGGCATGCGTAACCCGCAGGGTCTTGTTTATGCGTCAAACGGTAAAATGTATAGCTCTATGCACGGTCAAACAACTGATGATGAAATAGACATCATTGAAAGAAAAGGCAATTATGGCTGGCCTTATATAGAAGGCTACATAAACCAGGATTCTATCCGCGAAGTACGCTTTGCCAATAATTATAAAACAATAGAACCAATATATGCATGGACGCCAACGATCGCTCCTTCCGGCATGGACTATTACGATAAAGATTCAATTGCGGAATGGAAAAACTCATTGCTGGTAGCTGTGCTGAAAGATGAAAAATTATTACAGCTAAAACTTAATGCATCCGGCACTGCTGTAGAATCTGAAACAGCTTTTCTCCAACACCAGTATGGGCGTTTAAGAGATGTGGCAATTGCACCAAACGGCGATGTATATGTCTGCACCGATAACGGCAATAATGCAGATATGATCATCAGGATATCAAAATAG
- a CDS encoding T9SS type A sorting domain-containing protein translates to MNPNLPVVRKSLYTLLLLLFAITVQAQPGTPDITFGINGTVLTKVYEKRPSTALSIAMQGPDKIIIGGAIDFSDHLRNAVLIRYNLNGTVDSTFGKNGIVLHTSIYSSTSDDRFRKIEVLQNGKILALEETDDMNFDYQFNVIRYNPEGTIDSTFGTNGIFSSRMNIEATEIHTADNGDIFVGGYIEKGKDSVGCMIQKLKPTGLPDSGFGKNGLLLIIEKEYLNRAYSFAIQKDGKFIIAGDSRPFWGLTQSFIMRVNTDGSVDSSFGINGIVKEDYITPHQIKTDNYNNYYITGSYDYGYLNQQVIVAKYNASGKPFTNFGTDGKFLFNTNNSSSYGTSLFVQKDNTLMIAGVISPYQKSGCILKLLADGSFDQSFGQSGIVINDSATFYDAILQPDNKITTAGEKMSETPFSIKQFVTLTRYNNDIVLPIILLSFKGFKELASVTLSWQLQTSSYTTCWLEHSKNGTDYLSLYSAENKNTGGQILSYTYNDRNNSTGKNFYRLKLIDESGKTTYSEVLDFMFNENTLPLIYPNPANGYINVSVAKKSSFTINDQLGKQVLKGYLNGSDKVNIQYLKPGIYYLRIAGDKSVTTTRFVKLN, encoded by the coding sequence ATGAACCCTAATTTACCCGTTGTACGTAAATCATTGTACACTTTGTTATTGCTCCTTTTTGCTATTACGGTTCAGGCCCAACCCGGCACACCTGATATTACATTTGGCATCAACGGCACAGTACTTACCAAGGTTTATGAAAAAAGACCCTCAACCGCTTTGTCTATTGCTATGCAGGGGCCAGATAAAATAATAATAGGCGGCGCAATTGATTTTTCAGATCATCTGAGAAACGCTGTACTTATCAGGTATAACCTTAATGGAACAGTAGATTCAACGTTTGGAAAAAACGGTATAGTATTACATACAAGTATATATTCTTCTACCAGCGATGACCGTTTCAGAAAAATAGAAGTTTTACAGAACGGAAAAATCTTAGCGCTGGAAGAAACGGATGATATGAATTTTGACTACCAGTTTAATGTTATACGTTATAATCCTGAAGGCACGATCGACAGCACTTTTGGCACCAATGGTATTTTTTCTTCCAGGATGAATATTGAAGCAACAGAGATTCATACAGCTGATAATGGAGACATCTTTGTAGGTGGCTATATTGAAAAAGGAAAAGACAGTGTTGGGTGTATGATTCAAAAGTTAAAACCAACCGGTTTACCTGATTCGGGTTTCGGTAAAAATGGTTTATTGCTGATTATTGAAAAAGAATACCTCAATCGTGCTTACAGTTTTGCAATACAAAAGGATGGTAAGTTTATTATAGCCGGTGATAGCAGGCCATTTTGGGGACTAACTCAATCCTTTATTATGCGGGTGAATACAGATGGATCTGTTGATAGTTCTTTCGGAATTAACGGTATAGTAAAGGAAGATTATATAACGCCACATCAAATAAAAACAGATAATTATAATAATTACTATATAACAGGTAGCTATGATTATGGTTATCTAAACCAGCAAGTAATAGTTGCAAAATACAATGCCTCAGGTAAACCATTCACCAATTTTGGCACCGACGGCAAATTTTTGTTTAATACCAATAATTCTTCCTCGTATGGTACCAGTCTTTTTGTTCAAAAAGACAACACGCTAATGATAGCAGGTGTAATCAGCCCTTATCAAAAAAGTGGATGCATACTAAAATTGCTTGCTGATGGAAGCTTTGATCAGTCTTTTGGCCAAAGTGGTATTGTAATAAATGACAGTGCAACCTTTTATGACGCTATATTACAACCAGACAACAAAATTACCACAGCAGGTGAAAAAATGTCGGAGACGCCTTTTTCAATAAAACAATTTGTTACATTAACCCGATACAACAATGATATTGTTTTACCAATTATACTGCTTTCATTCAAAGGTTTTAAAGAACTAGCTTCGGTAACGCTTTCATGGCAGTTACAAACCAGCAGTTATACAACATGCTGGTTAGAGCATAGTAAAAATGGAACTGATTATTTAAGTCTTTATTCAGCGGAAAACAAAAATACCGGAGGGCAAATCTTAAGCTACACTTACAATGACCGGAATAACAGTACAGGCAAAAATTTTTATCGCCTGAAGTTGATTGATGAAAGTGGAAAAACAACTTACTCTGAAGTGTTAGACTTTATGTTTAATGAGAATACGCTGCCCTTAATTTATCCTAACCCTGCGAACGGTTATATCAATGTAAGTGTCGCAAAGAAATCATCATTCACTATCAATGATCAACTGGGCAAACAGGTACTGAAAGGCTATCTTAATGGTTCAGATAAAGTAAACATACAATATCTCAAACCGGGTATTTACTATTTACGAATTGCCGGTGACAAAAGTGTAACCACAACGAGATTTGTAAAATTGAATTAG
- a CDS encoding YqgE/AlgH family protein, whose protein sequence is MPDLINGTILIADPFLKDPNFMRTVIFLCDHEAAGSFGFVLNRKWKRVVSELVPDLADCNFPVHYGGPVQMETLHFLHRCPDVISGGVEITDGIFWGGNFEEVSVLIQSNWIKENQIRFFAGYSGWSEGQLEEEVKEKSWLTTKGNKKLVFHHDENLVWQDAIKQIGGEYEQIIHYPIDPTLN, encoded by the coding sequence ATGCCTGACCTCATCAACGGAACCATACTCATTGCTGATCCCTTCCTGAAAGATCCCAATTTTATGCGTACTGTAATTTTCCTGTGCGATCATGAAGCCGCAGGCAGCTTTGGTTTTGTGCTTAACCGCAAATGGAAACGTGTGGTATCTGAACTTGTGCCGGACCTGGCGGATTGTAATTTTCCGGTACATTATGGCGGGCCCGTACAAATGGAAACACTCCATTTCCTGCATCGTTGTCCTGATGTTATAAGCGGTGGAGTGGAAATAACGGATGGCATTTTCTGGGGCGGCAATTTTGAAGAAGTGTCTGTATTGATACAAAGCAACTGGATAAAGGAAAACCAGATACGGTTTTTTGCAGGTTACAGTGGATGGAGTGAAGGACAACTTGAAGAAGAAGTGAAAGAGAAAAGCTGGCTTACCACCAAAGGCAATAAGAAACTCGTTTTTCACCACGATGAAAACCTCGTTTGGCAGGATGCCATTAAACAAATAGGCGGGGAGTACGAACAGATCATTCACTACCCGATAGATCCCACATTGAATTAG
- a CDS encoding sensor histidine kinase, translating to MKKIFPVIVVLIALSIAGLIVIQVQWVSNLLVVQGERFLYKVDRAGVSVSEQIGKQTLAGRMMRLQRKRDLAFPNDLTFGITRMPTIAERYTQQDIDSALRHAFDREELKNFRFEFAVTSNASDFRAVELQSPDFFKELMDTVHNRREEIAIVPESGTDLEGLMAYEHLILIIPDFKTQVWRSITWVIIGAVLFNIIIIAAFYLAVKTILNQRKLNAIKSDFINNMTHELKTPLATISLATDALKNEKVLADRSKLEYFSGIIKDENKRMSKHVETILQAGLMDRQDIRMNIKSIHVHELIQTVLDNFSLQMQEKGAATTLQLNAKDDNINADEAHFTNLISNLIDNAIKYSKEKDPLQLKITTHSTPKFLVIQFEDNGIGMSKETVKRIFEKFYRAHTGNIHNVKGFGLGMSYVKTVVDMHKGRVRVDSTLGKGSTFTLEMPLGDNA from the coding sequence ATGAAGAAAATTTTTCCCGTTATTGTTGTACTTATTGCATTATCTATTGCAGGCCTCATTGTTATACAGGTGCAATGGGTTTCCAATCTTCTGGTAGTACAGGGAGAGCGTTTTCTTTACAAGGTAGACCGTGCCGGCGTATCTGTTTCTGAGCAGATAGGCAAACAAACACTGGCCGGCAGAATGATGCGCCTGCAACGCAAACGGGACCTGGCCTTTCCCAACGATCTTACATTTGGTATTACACGAATGCCCACCATTGCAGAACGCTACACCCAGCAGGATATTGACTCTGCACTGCGGCATGCCTTTGACAGGGAAGAGCTGAAAAACTTCCGGTTCGAATTTGCCGTTACTTCCAATGCTTCTGACTTCAGGGCTGTGGAATTGCAATCGCCTGATTTCTTTAAAGAGCTTATGGATACGGTGCATAACCGGCGCGAAGAAATTGCCATCGTACCCGAAAGTGGCACAGACCTGGAAGGACTCATGGCATATGAACACCTGATATTGATTATACCTGATTTTAAAACACAGGTGTGGCGCTCCATTACGTGGGTTATCATTGGTGCCGTATTGTTCAACATAATTATTATTGCAGCCTTTTACCTTGCGGTAAAAACGATCCTTAACCAACGCAAGCTAAATGCCATCAAGAGCGATTTTATCAATAACATGACGCATGAGTTGAAAACGCCGCTGGCCACCATTTCACTTGCCACAGATGCATTGAAAAATGAAAAAGTACTGGCAGACCGCTCAAAGCTTGAATACTTCAGCGGCATTATCAAAGATGAGAACAAACGCATGAGCAAACATGTGGAAACAATTTTACAGGCGGGGTTAATGGACAGGCAGGATATACGTATGAATATAAAGTCTATTCATGTGCATGAACTTATTCAGACAGTGCTGGATAATTTTAGTTTGCAAATGCAGGAAAAAGGCGCCGCCACTACGTTACAGCTCAATGCAAAAGACGACAACATCAATGCAGATGAAGCACACTTTACCAATCTTATTTCCAATCTTATTGATAACGCTATTAAATACTCCAAAGAAAAAGATCCGCTGCAATTAAAGATTACCACGCATTCCACACCAAAGTTCCTGGTTATACAGTTTGAAGACAATGGTATTGGCATGAGCAAAGAAACCGTAAAACGCATCTTCGAAAAATTCTACCGTGCACATACCGGTAACATACACAATGTAAAAGGTTTTGGTCTCGGTATGAGTTATGTAAAAACGGTGGTAGACATGCACAAAGGCCGTGTGCGGGTAGATAGTACGCTTGGTAAGGGAAGTACCTTTACGCTCGAAATGCCGCTCGGTGATAATGCATAA
- a CDS encoding S-adenosylmethionine:tRNA ribosyltransferase-isomerase, with translation MHPKRLLIRDFLYNLPEERIARYPLPERDLSKLLVYKNGSIEQDNYYHLGKFLPTGSLLVFNNTKVVEARLLFQKQTGSTIEIFCLEPADEYADITTAMLQKGNVYWKCLVGGAKKWKEETLTKTIHAGNVQFKLQVKKVEKFSDYFLIAFSWNNSALSFAEVLHLAGAMPLPPYLNRSAEESDKERYQTIYAKHDGSVAAPTAGLHFTERLFEKLATQNIQKDFVTLHVGAGTFKPVKAESMQEHEMHTEFIEVNRSLIENILAHADSTVVAVGTTSLRTIESLYWLGLKAKLDPGIAIEHLQVYQWDAYELDWQNTTTNEALNCLLQWMDKHGVTKLVSKTQVIIAPGYGLKVAHALITNFHQPQSTLLLLVAAIIGEDWKKVYDYALQHDFRFLSYGDGCLLFPPAY, from the coding sequence GTGCATCCAAAAAGATTACTGATAAGAGATTTCTTATACAACCTGCCGGAAGAGCGTATTGCGCGCTACCCTTTGCCGGAAAGGGATTTAAGTAAACTGCTTGTTTATAAAAACGGTAGTATTGAACAGGATAATTATTACCACCTCGGTAAATTTCTGCCAACAGGCTCGCTGCTTGTTTTTAACAACACCAAAGTGGTAGAAGCACGATTGCTTTTTCAAAAACAAACCGGCAGCACCATCGAAATATTTTGCCTGGAGCCCGCTGATGAATATGCAGACATTACCACGGCTATGCTGCAAAAAGGAAATGTATACTGGAAATGCCTGGTGGGCGGTGCAAAAAAATGGAAAGAAGAAACACTTACAAAAACGATCCATGCAGGTAATGTGCAGTTTAAGCTGCAGGTGAAAAAGGTGGAGAAATTCTCTGATTATTTTCTGATTGCATTTAGCTGGAATAACAGCGCTTTATCTTTTGCAGAAGTACTGCACCTTGCAGGCGCCATGCCGTTGCCTCCTTATTTAAACCGCAGCGCAGAAGAAAGTGATAAGGAAAGATACCAGACCATTTATGCAAAGCATGATGGCTCTGTTGCTGCGCCAACCGCAGGTTTACACTTTACTGAAAGATTGTTCGAAAAACTGGCCACGCAAAACATTCAGAAAGATTTTGTAACACTACATGTAGGTGCAGGCACTTTTAAACCTGTGAAAGCCGAAAGTATGCAGGAGCATGAAATGCATACAGAATTTATAGAAGTAAACAGGTCGTTGATAGAAAATATTCTGGCACATGCTGACAGCACGGTGGTTGCGGTAGGCACTACGTCGTTAAGAACCATTGAAAGCCTTTACTGGCTGGGTTTAAAAGCAAAACTGGATCCTGGCATTGCTATAGAGCACCTGCAGGTTTACCAGTGGGATGCATATGAACTTGACTGGCAGAATACCACAACAAATGAAGCTTTAAATTGCCTGCTGCAGTGGATGGATAAACATGGGGTAACAAAACTGGTCAGCAAAACACAGGTTATTATTGCACCGGGCTATGGTTTAAAGGTTGCGCATGCGCTTATTACAAATTTTCACCAGCCACAATCTACCTTGTTATTGCTTGTTGCTGCAATTATTGGTGAAGACTGGAAGAAAGTATACGATTATGCATTGCAGCACGATTTCAGGTTTTTGAGCTATGGTGATGGTTGTTTGCTTTTTCCGCCGGCGTATTAA
- a CDS encoding rhodanese-like domain-containing protein produces the protein MQTTTVDALKARIDNGEEVNLLDVREDHERADFNIGGRHIPIGKIQSMQFDDIEDWKDKEVIVYCRSGNRSGIASTFLEQAGFKNAVNLTGGMLAWQEKFGK, from the coding sequence ATGCAAACCACTACTGTAGACGCTTTAAAAGCACGGATAGATAACGGCGAAGAAGTAAACCTGCTCGATGTGCGCGAAGACCATGAAAGAGCAGACTTTAACATCGGCGGTAGACATATTCCGATTGGTAAAATTCAATCCATGCAGTTCGATGATATAGAAGACTGGAAAGACAAAGAAGTGATCGTGTATTGCCGTAGCGGTAACCGCAGCGGTATTGCAAGCACATTCCTGGAGCAGGCAGGGTTTAAAAATGCTGTAAACCTTACCGGCGGCATGCTTGCGTGGCAGGAGAAGTTTGGAAAATAA